From the Desulfovibrio sp. TomC genome, one window contains:
- the ispG gene encoding flavodoxin-dependent (E)-4-hydroxy-3-methylbut-2-enyl-diphosphate synthase, with product MQKTSPLAPRRPTRTVQVGSVGIGGDNPVRVQSMTNTDTRDVDATLEQIAALTEAGCEIVRLAVLDETAAKALVAIRAGAAAPLIADIHFDHRLAVAALEAGVDALRINPGNIGSEAAVDVVVDAAKAHKAPIRIGVNSGSVAKELLKKHGGPTPEAMVESALEHIAFLEARGFYDIKVSLKSSSVLRTIAAYRLLGATVDYPLHIGVTEAGTPMRGAVKSAVGLGILLAEGLGDTLRVSLTGDPVTEIGVAYEILRSLELRARGPEIISCPTCGRTEIDLVGLAEAVEERLRGVPEIFTVAVMGCVVNGPGEAREADIGIAGGRDCGIIFRKGEVLGKVRGAANLIPAFMDELERFITEKKESACD from the coding sequence ATGCAAAAAACATCGCCTCTCGCTCCAAGACGCCCGACCCGGACGGTGCAAGTCGGTTCCGTCGGCATCGGCGGCGACAATCCCGTGCGCGTCCAAAGCATGACCAACACCGACACCCGGGATGTGGACGCCACCCTGGAGCAAATTGCGGCCCTGACCGAGGCCGGCTGCGAGATCGTACGTCTGGCCGTGCTCGACGAGACCGCGGCCAAGGCCCTGGTCGCCATTCGGGCCGGCGCTGCGGCGCCGCTTATCGCCGACATCCATTTCGACCACCGCCTGGCCGTGGCCGCCCTGGAGGCCGGCGTTGACGCCTTGCGCATCAATCCCGGCAACATCGGCTCCGAAGCCGCTGTGGACGTCGTGGTGGACGCGGCCAAGGCGCACAAGGCCCCCATCCGCATCGGCGTCAATTCCGGGTCCGTGGCCAAGGAACTGCTCAAGAAACACGGCGGCCCCACCCCCGAGGCCATGGTCGAAAGCGCGCTTGAACACATCGCCTTCCTCGAAGCCCGGGGCTTTTACGACATCAAGGTCTCGCTTAAATCCTCGTCCGTGCTGCGCACCATCGCCGCCTACCGCCTGCTTGGCGCAACGGTCGATTATCCGCTGCACATCGGCGTCACCGAGGCTGGAACGCCCATGCGCGGGGCCGTCAAATCCGCCGTAGGCCTCGGTATCCTCCTGGCCGAAGGCCTGGGAGACACGCTGCGGGTGTCTTTGACCGGCGATCCGGTGACCGAAATCGGCGTGGCCTACGAGATTTTGCGTTCCTTGGAGTTGCGCGCCCGTGGGCCGGAGATCATCTCGTGCCCCACCTGCGGGCGCACGGAAATCGATCTGGTCGGGCTGGCCGAGGCCGTGGAAGAACGCCTTCGCGGCGTCCCTGAAATTTTTACCGTGGCCGTCATGGGCTGCGTGGTCAACGGCCCGGGTGAGGCCCGGGAGGCCGACATCGGCATTGCCGGCGGGCGCGACTGCGGCATCATCTTCCGCAAGGGCGAGGTGCTTGGCAAAGTGCGCGGGGCCGCCAACCTCATCCCGGCCTTTATGGACGAACTGGAACGCTTTATTACCGAAAAAAAGGAATCCGCATGCGACTGA
- a CDS encoding response regulator: MRTILVIDDERPTLQMFELYLGAYGYRVLVAASGEEGLALFDAESPPLVLTDIKMPGMDGLQVLKAIKARRPATEVIVITGHGDTDLALAALGLRATDFIDKPIRRETLEAALSRAGARLDMVESAGSYGDVAATREGEVGVIHIRGSLTGETEPFLTRAFREMDAARAILFAFTPNASINGAGLDILLTLADACLASGRRAAVFGLADNFMRVLDRLGITDKAPRFADREQALAYLAGQPASS, from the coding sequence ATGCGCACCATTTTGGTTATCGACGACGAACGGCCCACGCTTCAGATGTTCGAGCTCTATCTCGGAGCCTACGGCTATCGGGTGCTGGTTGCGGCCAGCGGCGAGGAGGGTTTGGCCCTCTTTGACGCCGAGTCCCCGCCCCTCGTGCTCACCGACATCAAGATGCCTGGCATGGACGGCCTGCAGGTCCTCAAAGCCATCAAAGCCCGTCGACCCGCCACTGAGGTCATTGTCATCACTGGCCATGGCGACACCGATCTGGCCCTGGCCGCCCTGGGACTCCGGGCCACGGATTTTATCGACAAGCCCATCCGCCGGGAAACCCTGGAAGCTGCTCTGAGTCGGGCGGGAGCCCGCCTGGATATGGTCGAATCGGCCGGCAGTTACGGCGATGTGGCCGCCACCAGGGAAGGGGAGGTCGGCGTCATCCACATCCGGGGCAGTCTCACCGGCGAAACCGAGCCATTTCTGACCCGGGCGTTTCGGGAGATGGACGCAGCCCGGGCGATTCTTTTTGCGTTTACGCCCAATGCCTCGATAAACGGCGCGGGTCTTGACATCCTGCTCACTCTGGCCGACGCCTGTCTGGCCTCGGGCCGCCGGGCGGCCGTGTTTGGTCTGGCCGACAATTTCATGCGAGTGCTCGACCGCCTGGGCATCACCGACAAGGCCCCCCGGTTTGCCGACCGGGAACAGGCCTTGGCTTATTTGGCTGGTCAGCCTGCCAGCTCCTGA